Proteins encoded within one genomic window of Variovorax sp. OAS795:
- the hutI gene encoding imidazolonepropionase: MNPTHEHPSADGLWTGLRLATDPGTEAAIVVSEGTVRWVGARDALPSGFAGFPPHDGGGALVTPGLVDCHTHLVYGGQRANEFAMRLAGATYEEVAKAGGGIVSSVRATREADEDTLFAQAAPRLEQLLADGVCAIEIKSGYGLSLEHERKQLRVARRLGEAYGVTVRTTFLGAHALPPEYAGRSGDYIALVCNQMLPALAAEGLVDAVDVFCERIAFSLVETEQVFKAAKALGLPVKLHAEQLSDMGGAALAARYGALSCDHIEHLSAEGIEAMREAGTVAVLLPGAYYTLRDTHLPPIQALRTAGVPMAVSTDHNPGTSPALSLLLMMNMACTLFRLTVPEALAGVTVHAARALGLQETHGAIAEGMPANFVLWNVRDAAELAYWFGQRPVRSVVRQGRIAVGAAA; the protein is encoded by the coding sequence ATGAACCCCACCCACGAACATCCATCGGCAGACGGCCTCTGGACCGGCCTGCGTCTTGCAACCGACCCGGGCACCGAAGCGGCCATCGTGGTCTCGGAAGGCACGGTCCGATGGGTCGGCGCCCGCGATGCGCTGCCCTCCGGATTCGCCGGCTTCCCGCCGCACGACGGCGGCGGCGCACTCGTCACGCCGGGCCTCGTCGATTGCCACACGCACCTGGTCTACGGCGGCCAGCGCGCGAATGAGTTCGCGATGCGGCTCGCGGGCGCCACCTATGAAGAAGTGGCCAAGGCTGGCGGCGGCATCGTCTCGTCGGTGCGCGCCACGCGCGAAGCCGACGAAGACACGCTCTTTGCGCAGGCGGCACCGCGCCTGGAGCAGCTGCTGGCCGATGGCGTGTGCGCGATCGAGATCAAGTCGGGCTACGGCCTGTCGCTCGAACACGAACGCAAGCAGCTGCGCGTGGCGCGCCGGCTCGGCGAGGCGTACGGCGTCACGGTGCGCACCACCTTTCTCGGTGCGCATGCGCTGCCACCCGAATACGCGGGCCGCAGCGGCGACTACATCGCGCTCGTCTGCAACCAGATGCTGCCCGCGCTCGCGGCCGAAGGACTGGTCGATGCGGTGGACGTGTTCTGCGAACGCATCGCTTTTTCGCTCGTGGAAACCGAGCAGGTCTTCAAGGCCGCGAAGGCGCTGGGCCTCCCGGTCAAGCTGCACGCCGAGCAACTCTCCGACATGGGCGGCGCGGCGCTGGCCGCGCGCTACGGCGCGCTCTCGTGCGACCACATCGAGCATCTTTCGGCTGAAGGCATCGAGGCCATGCGTGAGGCGGGCACCGTGGCCGTGCTGCTGCCAGGCGCCTACTACACGCTGCGCGACACGCATCTGCCGCCCATCCAGGCGCTGCGCACCGCGGGCGTGCCGATGGCCGTGTCGACCGACCACAACCCCGGCACCTCGCCGGCGCTGAGCCTGCTGTTGATGATGAACATGGCTTGCACGCTGTTCCGCCTGACCGTGCCCGAGGCGCTGGCCGGCGTCACGGTGCATGCGGCGCGCGCACTGGGCCTGCAGGAAACGCACGGCGCCATCGCCGAAGGCATGCCGGCCAACTTCGTGCTGTGGAACGTGCGCGATGCGGCCGAGCTCGCCTATTGGTTCGGCCAGCGGCCGGTGCGCAGCGTGGTGCGCCAGGGCCGCATCGCCGTGGGAGCCGCCGCATGA
- a CDS encoding formimidoylglutamate deiminase — MTPSLFAADALLPDGWAKNVLLQWNDAGQLTQVQSAVQPAAGARVASGPVIPGLPNLHSHAFQRAFAGLTEHRAEQHDSFWSWRTLMYRFAARLGPQHMEAIATWLYAEMLEAGYTSVCEFQYVHHDADGRPYADDATLSLALLRAAQKVGIGFTLLPVLYQTSGFGGLPPNEGQRRFIRSTESMLRLLDKLKPACDAQGAPGPQGGPSARLGLAPHSLRAVPPDALREAVAGLEAIDPRAPIHIHIAEQTKEVDDCIAWSGQRPVAWLLDHAPVDARWCLVHATHMDSAEYARGARSGAVAGLCPTTEANLGDGIFDFGAWRHHGGAWGVGSDSHATVNAAEELLMLEYSQRLGKRQRNVGASAAQPHVATALTLEAVRGGAQASGRPIGGLAAGQQADFVVLDAAHLALQGLGAPDMLSSHVFASHRTSAIDAVWVSGQPRVLAGRHALHGEAAAAFVAARSQLLLEN, encoded by the coding sequence ATGACGCCATCGCTTTTCGCTGCCGACGCACTGCTGCCCGACGGGTGGGCGAAGAATGTCTTGCTCCAATGGAACGATGCCGGCCAGCTCACCCAGGTGCAGTCGGCCGTTCAGCCTGCCGCCGGCGCACGGGTCGCAAGCGGCCCCGTGATCCCCGGCCTGCCCAACCTGCATTCGCACGCCTTCCAGCGCGCCTTCGCGGGCCTCACCGAGCACCGCGCCGAGCAGCACGACAGTTTCTGGAGCTGGCGCACGCTGATGTACCGCTTTGCCGCGCGCCTCGGCCCGCAGCACATGGAGGCCATTGCCACCTGGCTCTATGCCGAGATGCTGGAAGCCGGCTACACCAGCGTGTGCGAGTTCCAGTACGTGCACCACGACGCCGACGGCCGTCCCTATGCCGACGATGCGACGCTGAGCCTGGCCTTGCTGCGCGCCGCGCAGAAGGTGGGTATCGGCTTTACGCTGCTGCCCGTGCTGTATCAAACCAGCGGCTTCGGCGGACTGCCGCCCAACGAAGGGCAGCGCCGCTTCATCCGCTCGACCGAATCGATGCTGCGCCTGCTCGACAAGCTCAAGCCCGCGTGCGACGCACAAGGCGCGCCCGGACCGCAAGGCGGTCCTTCGGCCCGCCTGGGCCTCGCGCCGCATTCGCTGCGCGCCGTGCCGCCCGATGCCTTGCGCGAAGCCGTTGCGGGCCTCGAAGCCATCGACCCGCGCGCGCCCATTCACATCCACATTGCCGAGCAGACCAAGGAGGTCGACGACTGCATCGCCTGGAGCGGGCAGCGCCCCGTGGCCTGGCTGCTCGACCATGCACCCGTCGATGCGCGCTGGTGCCTGGTGCATGCGACGCACATGGACAGCGCCGAATACGCGCGCGGCGCCCGGAGCGGCGCCGTGGCCGGCCTGTGCCCGACCACCGAGGCGAACCTGGGCGACGGCATCTTCGACTTCGGCGCCTGGCGCCACCATGGCGGCGCCTGGGGCGTGGGCTCCGACAGCCATGCCACCGTGAACGCGGCGGAAGAACTGCTGATGCTCGAGTACAGCCAGCGCCTGGGCAAGCGGCAGCGCAACGTCGGCGCCAGCGCGGCGCAGCCGCACGTGGCCACCGCGCTCACGCTTGAAGCGGTGCGCGGCGGCGCGCAGGCGTCGGGCCGGCCCATCGGCGGCCTGGCGGCAGGGCAGCAGGCCGACTTCGTCGTGCTCGATGCCGCGCATCTGGCGCTGCAGGGCCTCGGCGCGCCCGACATGCTGTCGTCCCACGTCTTCGCGAGCCACCGCACCTCGGCCATCGATGCCGTCTGGGTGTCTGGCCAGCCGCGCGTATTGGCAGGCCGCCATGCCCTGCACGGCGAGGCTGCCGCAGCATTCGTCGCGGCGCGCAGCCAGCTTCTTCTGGAAAATTGA
- the hutG gene encoding N-formylglutamate deformylase has translation MRFITTEPPFRFRRGTRPLLISMPHVGTHVPPALAARFTEEARQVPDTDWHLERLYGFADALGASVLVATHSRYVIDLNRPPDGASLYPGQSVTGLCPVDTFDDTPVYASADDLPGDEEIAARRDAIWRPYHQQLEAELGRLKAAHGTVALWDAHSIRSVLPRFFEGKLPDLNLGTANGASCDAGLAATLLGIAESAPGYTGVLNGRFKGGHITRQYGNPAAGVHAVQLEMTQSSYMQEQLPFDYLPDVAAGVQPHVQRMIEAVLAFVEGR, from the coding sequence ATGCGTTTCATCACCACCGAACCTCCGTTCCGCTTTCGCCGGGGCACGCGTCCCTTGCTGATCTCGATGCCGCATGTCGGCACCCATGTGCCGCCCGCGCTCGCGGCCCGCTTCACCGAAGAGGCGCGCCAGGTGCCCGATACCGACTGGCACCTCGAACGGCTCTACGGCTTTGCCGACGCGCTCGGCGCCTCGGTGCTCGTCGCCACGCATTCGCGCTACGTGATCGACCTGAACCGTCCGCCGGACGGCGCGAGCCTGTACCCGGGCCAGAGCGTCACCGGCCTGTGCCCGGTCGATACCTTCGACGACACACCCGTCTACGCGTCCGCCGACGACCTGCCCGGCGACGAAGAAATCGCCGCGCGGCGCGATGCGATCTGGCGCCCGTACCACCAGCAGCTTGAGGCCGAGCTCGGGCGCCTGAAGGCCGCGCACGGCACCGTCGCGCTGTGGGACGCGCACTCGATCCGCTCCGTGCTGCCGCGCTTCTTCGAGGGCAAGCTGCCCGACCTGAACCTGGGGACCGCCAACGGCGCCAGCTGCGATGCGGGGCTGGCGGCGACGCTGCTCGGCATCGCCGAGTCGGCCCCGGGCTACACCGGCGTGCTCAACGGCCGCTTCAAGGGCGGCCACATCACGCGCCAGTACGGCAACCCCGCGGCCGGCGTGCATGCGGTGCAGCTGGAGATGACGCAGTCGAGCTACATGCAGGAGCAGCTGCCATTCGACTACCTGCCCGACGTGGCGGCCGGCGTGCAGCCGCATGTGCAGCGGATGATCGAGGCGGTGCTGGCCTTCGTTGAAGGCCGCTAA
- a CDS encoding homocysteine S-methyltransferase family protein has translation MKPVIYTRGQALAGILEKRIAILDGAMGTMIQRFKLTEEQYRGERFKDFERDVKGNNELLSLTRPDVIRDIHEGYLGAGADLIETNTFGATTIAQEDYKMAHLAREMNLESAKLARAACDKFSTPDKPRFVAGALGPTPKTASISPDVNDPGARNVDFEQLRAAYYEQTEALVEGGADVILVETIFDTLNAKAALFAVDEYFDNSGQRLPLIISGTVTDASGRILSGQTVTAFWHSVRHAQPLAIGLNCALGAALMRPYIQELAKVAGDTFISCYPNAGLPNPMSETGFDETPDVTSRLLHEFAAEGLVNIVGGCCGTTPDHIAAIGQAVAPLAGRMLNSNGFYREAA, from the coding sequence ATGAAGCCCGTCATCTACACCCGCGGCCAGGCACTCGCCGGCATCCTCGAAAAGCGCATCGCCATCCTCGATGGCGCCATGGGCACGATGATCCAGCGCTTCAAGCTCACCGAGGAGCAGTACCGCGGCGAGCGCTTCAAGGATTTCGAGCGCGACGTGAAGGGCAACAACGAGCTGCTCTCGCTGACCCGGCCCGACGTGATCCGCGACATCCACGAGGGCTACCTCGGGGCCGGCGCCGACCTGATCGAGACCAACACCTTCGGCGCGACCACCATCGCGCAGGAGGACTACAAGATGGCGCACCTGGCGCGCGAGATGAACCTCGAATCGGCCAAGCTTGCGCGCGCAGCCTGCGACAAGTTCAGCACGCCGGACAAGCCGCGCTTCGTGGCCGGCGCCCTGGGCCCGACGCCCAAGACCGCGAGCATCAGCCCCGACGTGAACGACCCCGGCGCGCGCAACGTGGACTTCGAGCAGCTGCGCGCGGCCTACTACGAGCAGACCGAGGCGCTGGTCGAAGGCGGCGCCGACGTGATCCTGGTCGAGACCATCTTCGACACGCTCAACGCCAAGGCCGCGCTGTTCGCGGTGGACGAGTATTTCGACAACAGCGGCCAGCGGCTGCCGCTGATCATCAGCGGCACCGTGACCGATGCCTCGGGCCGCATCCTGAGCGGCCAGACCGTGACCGCGTTCTGGCACAGCGTGCGCCATGCGCAGCCGCTGGCCATCGGCCTGAACTGCGCGCTGGGCGCGGCGCTGATGCGTCCCTACATCCAGGAACTGGCGAAGGTCGCGGGCGACACCTTCATCAGCTGCTACCCGAACGCGGGCCTGCCCAACCCGATGAGCGAAACCGGCTTCGACGAAACGCCGGACGTCACCTCGCGGCTGCTGCACGAGTTCGCGGCCGAAGGGCTGGTCAACATCGTCGGCGGCTGCTGCGGCACCACGCCGGACCACATCGCGGCCATCGGCCAGGCCGTGGCGCCGCTCGCGGGCCGCATGCTGAACAGCAACGGCTTCTACCGCGAAGCCGCCTGA
- a CDS encoding SH3 domain-containing protein — translation MNYTFPMRWVGVGALAMALPLAAVAQQAFTRGTVNMRAGPSGDYPLVARLGPGQPLDVMGCTGGYSWCDVVLPDGGRGWVWARSLDYAYQERRVPLATYGAAIGVPIVTFVIGSYWADYYRDRPWYGERRWWGGRPPPPPMPGWRPPPPIRPAWQPRPWPGPGFKPAPGPGVRPQPGPGYRAPHPGPGYRQPADPGFRPPRPQPAFRPGPPPGPPQMHQGGGRPGGGGGGGGGRAHGGEGGGKGGGHGGGHGGGHGGGGGGGGKGGGHGHRD, via the coding sequence ATGAACTACACATTTCCCATGCGCTGGGTCGGCGTCGGCGCGCTCGCCATGGCCCTGCCGCTCGCAGCGGTGGCGCAGCAGGCCTTCACGCGCGGCACCGTCAACATGCGCGCGGGCCCCTCGGGCGACTATCCGCTGGTGGCGCGCCTCGGACCGGGCCAGCCGCTGGACGTGATGGGCTGCACGGGCGGCTACAGCTGGTGCGACGTGGTGCTGCCCGACGGCGGACGCGGCTGGGTCTGGGCCCGGAGCCTGGACTACGCCTACCAGGAGCGGCGCGTGCCGCTGGCGACCTACGGCGCGGCGATCGGCGTGCCCATCGTGACTTTCGTGATCGGCAGCTACTGGGCCGACTACTACCGCGACCGCCCCTGGTATGGGGAGCGGCGCTGGTGGGGTGGCCGGCCGCCGCCGCCGCCGATGCCAGGCTGGCGCCCGCCGCCGCCCATTCGTCCGGCCTGGCAGCCCAGGCCATGGCCGGGGCCCGGGTTCAAGCCCGCGCCCGGGCCCGGCGTCCGCCCGCAACCCGGCCCGGGCTACCGCGCGCCGCATCCCGGTCCCGGCTACCGGCAGCCCGCGGACCCGGGTTTCAGGCCGCCGCGTCCCCAGCCCGCTTTCCGGCCCGGCCCGCCGCCGGGCCCGCCGCAGATGCACCAGGGCGGCGGCCGCCCCGGTGGTGGCGGGGGAGGAGGCGGTGGACGTGCGCATGGCGGTGAAGGCGGCGGCAAGGGTGGCGGCCATGGCGGAGGACACGGCGGGGGCCACGGTGGCGGAGGCGGAGGCGGCGGAAAGGGCGGCGGCCACGGCCACCGCGACTAG
- a CDS encoding LysR family transcriptional regulator, producing MAFSSDTVEVFLAVIDHGSFSAAARALHKVPSAVSMAIASLEAELALPLFDRSGREPQPTAAARSLEPQARLLAAQLKQLQVQALALTQGLENRLTLAIAPELLAAPWSGPLAALAEEYPLLQVEVLAAPQADALALLHSGRAQLALVFERPSLDGREGFQEVGSDTMVAVMAPDHPVLVAAAGERLREEHLTNTRQIVVAGRDLATSDPRFVFARHVWRTDNALAALGLITAGLGWGWLPRNFAKPHVAAGALVEIPFENLSNGLDLWVDVVWSRERPLGLGAQRFVALIARDRQAAAGIAPAG from the coding sequence ATGGCTTTTTCCAGCGACACCGTCGAAGTCTTCCTTGCCGTGATCGACCACGGCTCGTTTTCGGCCGCGGCCCGCGCGCTGCACAAGGTGCCCTCGGCCGTGAGCATGGCCATAGCCAGCCTCGAGGCCGAACTCGCCCTTCCCCTGTTCGACCGCAGTGGCCGCGAGCCGCAGCCGACCGCCGCCGCCCGTTCGCTGGAGCCGCAGGCGCGCCTTTTGGCAGCCCAGCTCAAGCAGCTGCAGGTGCAGGCACTGGCCCTCACGCAGGGACTGGAGAACCGCCTCACGCTCGCGATTGCGCCCGAGTTGCTGGCGGCACCCTGGAGCGGACCGCTGGCCGCGCTGGCCGAGGAATATCCGCTGCTGCAGGTCGAGGTGCTGGCGGCTCCGCAGGCCGATGCGCTGGCGCTGCTGCACAGCGGCCGCGCGCAGCTGGCGCTGGTGTTCGAGCGCCCGAGCCTCGACGGCCGCGAAGGATTCCAGGAAGTGGGCAGCGACACCATGGTGGCCGTGATGGCGCCCGACCACCCGGTGCTGGTGGCGGCCGCCGGCGAGCGCCTGCGGGAGGAACACCTCACGAACACGCGGCAGATCGTCGTGGCCGGGCGCGACCTGGCGACCAGCGACCCGCGCTTCGTGTTCGCGCGCCATGTCTGGCGCACCGACAACGCGCTGGCCGCGCTGGGCCTGATCACCGCCGGGCTCGGCTGGGGCTGGCTGCCGCGCAACTTTGCCAAGCCGCACGTGGCTGCCGGCGCGCTGGTCGAGATCCCGTTCGAGAACCTCAGCAACGGGCTGGACCTGTGGGTCGACGTGGTGTGGTCGCGCGAACGGCCGCTGGGCCTCGGGGCGCAGCGCTTCGTGGCGCTCATTGCGCGCGACCGCCAGGCCGCGGCAGGGATTGCGCCCGCGGGCTAG
- a CDS encoding PACE efflux transporter translates to MQGFQRRVIYITLYEGIAIVAASAGLALLTDAGLGHSGLLAVAASVIAVIWNLVFNALFERWESRQAVRGRSVRRRVAHAIGFEGGLVAFLVPMFAWGLGVTLWQALVMDLGLVVFFLVYTFVFNWAFDRVFGLPASAAPRAPASVAGQGA, encoded by the coding sequence ATGCAGGGGTTCCAGCGCCGCGTCATCTACATCACCCTCTACGAGGGGATCGCCATCGTGGCTGCCAGTGCGGGCCTGGCGCTGCTGACCGATGCCGGGCTCGGCCATTCCGGCCTGCTGGCGGTGGCCGCTTCGGTCATCGCGGTGATCTGGAACCTGGTGTTCAACGCCCTGTTCGAACGCTGGGAGTCGCGCCAGGCCGTGCGCGGGCGCAGCGTGCGCCGGCGCGTGGCGCACGCCATCGGCTTCGAGGGCGGGCTGGTCGCCTTCCTGGTGCCGATGTTCGCCTGGGGCCTCGGGGTGACGCTCTGGCAGGCGCTGGTGATGGACCTGGGCTTGGTGGTGTTCTTCCTGGTCTACACCTTCGTCTTCAACTGGGCCTTCGACCGGGTGTTCGGGCTGCCGGCTTCGGCCGCGCCGCGGGCGCCCGCATCCGTGGCCGGGCAGGGGGCCTGA
- the metH gene encoding methionine synthase, translating to MKLSGLEPVAIDAGSLFVNIGERTNVTGSKAFARMILNGQFEDALAVARQQVENGAQVIDINMDEAMLDSKAAMVRFLNLIASEPDIARVPVMVDSSKWEVIEAGLRCIQGKGIVNSISMKEGVDKFKHEAKLVRRYGAAAVVMAFDEKGQADTYERKIEICERAYRILVDEVGFPPEDIIFDPNIFAIATGIEEHDNYAVDFINAVRWIKKNLPGAKVSGGVSNVSFSFRGNDPVREAIHTVFLYHAIQAGMDMGIVNAGMVGVYDDLEPTLRERVEDVVLNRRPDAGERLVEVAETAKSGAKDDSKKLEWRGTPEHPVHVNQRLSHAMVHGITDFIVEDTEEAYQQILAKGGRPLHVIEGPLMDGMNIVGDLFGQGKMFLPQVVKSARVMKSAVAHLIPYIEEEKRQDEAAGRDVRTKGKIIIATVKGDVHDIGKNIVTVVLQCNNFEVVNMGVMVPCHEILARAKVEGADIVGLSGLITPSLEEMQYVAGEMQKDDHFRIKKIPLLIGGATTSRVHTAVKIAPHYEGPVVYVPDASRSVSVAQSLLSEQATAYIDEINADYEKVRTQHANKKQVPMWPLAKARANKTPIDWTHYTPPVPKFIGRRVFKNFDLTELAKYIDWGPFFQTWDLAGPFPAILKDEIVGTEAVRVYADGQRMLKRLIEGRWLSASGIVGFWPANTVNDDDIELYTDETRSEVAMTWYGMRQQTEKQVIDGVMRPSRCLADFVAPKDSGLKDYVGVFAVTAGLGVEKKEKYFIDDLDDYSAIMLKALADRLAEAFAESLHHRARTDLWGYAPDEGLSNEDMIAEKYRGIRPAPGYPACPDHSVKRPMFDLLNCADIGMTLTESLAMMPAASVSGFYLSHPDSTYFNVGKIGHDQLQDQAARRKESESDLERLLAPNL from the coding sequence ATGAAGCTTTCCGGCCTCGAGCCGGTGGCCATCGATGCCGGTTCGCTGTTCGTCAACATCGGCGAGCGCACCAACGTCACCGGCTCCAAGGCCTTCGCGCGGATGATCCTGAACGGCCAGTTCGAGGATGCCCTGGCCGTGGCGCGCCAGCAGGTCGAGAACGGCGCGCAGGTGATCGACATCAACATGGACGAGGCCATGCTCGACAGCAAGGCCGCGATGGTGCGCTTCCTGAACCTGATCGCCAGCGAGCCCGATATCGCGCGCGTGCCGGTGATGGTCGACAGCTCCAAGTGGGAGGTGATCGAGGCCGGCCTGCGCTGCATCCAAGGCAAGGGCATCGTCAACTCCATCTCCATGAAGGAGGGGGTCGACAAGTTCAAGCACGAGGCCAAGCTGGTGAGGCGCTACGGCGCCGCCGCGGTGGTCATGGCCTTCGACGAGAAGGGCCAGGCCGACACCTACGAGCGCAAGATCGAGATCTGCGAGCGGGCCTACCGCATCCTGGTCGACGAGGTGGGCTTTCCGCCCGAGGACATCATCTTCGACCCCAACATCTTCGCGATTGCCACCGGCATCGAGGAGCACGACAACTACGCGGTCGACTTCATCAACGCGGTGCGCTGGATCAAGAAGAACCTGCCGGGCGCCAAGGTGTCGGGCGGCGTGAGCAACGTGAGCTTCAGCTTTCGCGGCAACGACCCGGTGCGCGAAGCCATCCACACCGTGTTCCTGTACCACGCGATCCAGGCCGGCATGGACATGGGCATCGTCAACGCCGGCATGGTGGGCGTGTACGACGACCTGGAGCCGACCCTGCGCGAGCGCGTCGAAGACGTGGTGCTGAACCGCCGGCCCGACGCGGGTGAACGGCTGGTGGAAGTGGCCGAGACCGCCAAGAGCGGCGCCAAGGACGACAGCAAGAAGCTCGAATGGCGCGGCACGCCGGAGCACCCGGTGCACGTCAACCAGCGCCTCTCTCATGCCATGGTGCACGGCATCACCGACTTCATCGTCGAGGACACCGAGGAGGCCTACCAGCAGATCCTCGCCAAGGGCGGCCGTCCGCTGCATGTGATCGAAGGGCCGCTGATGGACGGCATGAACATCGTGGGCGACCTGTTCGGCCAGGGCAAGATGTTCCTGCCGCAGGTGGTCAAGTCGGCGCGCGTGATGAAGTCGGCCGTGGCCCACCTCATTCCCTACATCGAGGAAGAAAAGCGCCAGGACGAGGCCGCGGGCCGCGACGTGCGCACCAAGGGCAAGATCATCATCGCCACCGTGAAGGGCGACGTGCACGACATCGGCAAGAACATTGTCACCGTCGTGCTCCAGTGCAACAACTTCGAGGTGGTGAACATGGGCGTGATGGTCCCGTGCCACGAGATCCTGGCGCGGGCCAAGGTCGAGGGTGCGGACATCGTGGGCCTCTCCGGCCTCATCACGCCGAGCCTCGAGGAAATGCAATACGTGGCCGGCGAGATGCAGAAGGACGACCACTTCCGCATCAAGAAGATCCCGCTGCTCATCGGCGGCGCCACCACCAGCCGCGTGCACACCGCCGTCAAGATCGCGCCGCACTACGAGGGCCCGGTGGTCTACGTGCCCGATGCGTCGCGCAGCGTGAGCGTGGCGCAGTCGCTGCTGTCCGAACAGGCGACCGCCTACATCGACGAGATCAATGCCGACTACGAGAAGGTGCGCACGCAGCACGCCAACAAGAAGCAGGTGCCGATGTGGCCGCTGGCCAAGGCGCGCGCCAACAAGACGCCGATCGACTGGACCCACTACACGCCGCCGGTGCCCAAGTTCATCGGCCGCCGCGTGTTCAAGAACTTCGATTTGACCGAGCTCGCCAAGTACATCGACTGGGGCCCGTTCTTCCAGACCTGGGATCTCGCGGGCCCGTTCCCGGCCATCCTGAAGGACGAGATCGTCGGCACCGAGGCCGTGCGCGTGTATGCCGACGGCCAGCGCATGCTCAAGCGCCTGATCGAAGGGCGCTGGCTCAGCGCCAGCGGCATCGTGGGCTTCTGGCCGGCCAACACGGTGAACGACGACGACATCGAGCTCTACACGGATGAAACGCGCAGCGAGGTCGCCATGACCTGGTACGGCATGCGCCAGCAGACGGAGAAGCAGGTGATCGACGGCGTGATGCGGCCCAGCCGCTGCCTGGCGGATTTCGTCGCGCCGAAGGACAGCGGCCTGAAAGACTACGTGGGCGTGTTCGCGGTCACTGCGGGCCTGGGCGTCGAGAAAAAAGAGAAGTACTTCATCGACGACCTCGACGACTACTCCGCCATCATGCTCAAGGCGCTGGCAGACCGGCTGGCCGAGGCATTCGCCGAGTCGCTGCACCACCGCGCGCGCACCGACCTCTGGGGCTATGCGCCCGACGAGGGCCTGAGCAACGAGGACATGATCGCGGAGAAATACCGCGGCATCCGCCCCGCGCCCGGCTACCCCGCCTGCCCCGACCACAGCGTGAAGCGCCCGATGTTCGACCTTCTGAACTGCGCGGACATTGGCATGACCCTGACGGAAAGCCTCGCTATGATGCCCGCCGCCAGCGTCAGTGGTTTCTACCTGAGCCACCCCGATTCGACGTACTTCAACGTCGGCAAGATCGGGCACGACCAGCTGCAGGACCAGGCGGCGCGGCGCAAGGAGAGCGAATCCGACCTCGAGCGCCTGCTGGCGCCGAACCTTTGA
- a CDS encoding glycosyltransferase family 2 protein, translating into MTDHNPTAAAHAPLRIAAVIPCYNEALSIAQVVAQFRAALPEAEIHVFDNNSSDDTAAIARASGALVTHVAAPGKGNVVRRMFADVEADVYVTVDGDATYDVASAPRLVELLVERNLDMVVGCRVDDGQNALTYRAGHRLGNRMLTGAVAQLFGGGLTDMLSGYRVFSRRYAKSFPALSHGFEIETELTVHALELRMPYAELDTTYSTRPEGSHSKLSTYRDGWRILRTICKLFISERPLQFFSILAAVLAASAIALAIPLLVTYLHTGLVPRIPTAVLATGAMLAAMLSMVCGVVMHAIRLGRREAKRLRYLAIPGVGLFRRTP; encoded by the coding sequence ATGACCGACCACAACCCAACCGCCGCAGCCCACGCGCCGCTGCGCATCGCAGCGGTGATCCCCTGCTACAACGAGGCGCTCTCCATCGCGCAGGTGGTCGCGCAGTTCCGCGCCGCGCTGCCGGAGGCCGAGATCCACGTCTTCGACAACAACTCGAGCGACGACACCGCCGCCATCGCACGCGCGAGCGGCGCCCTGGTGACGCACGTGGCGGCGCCGGGCAAGGGCAACGTGGTGCGGCGCATGTTCGCCGACGTGGAGGCCGACGTGTACGTCACGGTCGACGGCGACGCCACCTACGACGTGGCCAGCGCGCCCCGGCTGGTGGAGCTGCTGGTGGAGCGCAACCTCGACATGGTGGTGGGCTGCCGCGTCGACGATGGGCAGAACGCGCTCACCTACCGCGCCGGCCACCGCCTGGGCAACCGCATGCTCACCGGCGCCGTGGCGCAGCTGTTCGGCGGCGGCCTCACCGACATGCTCTCGGGCTACCGCGTGTTCTCGCGCCGCTACGCCAAGTCGTTCCCGGCGCTCTCGCACGGCTTCGAGATCGAGACCGAGCTCACGGTGCACGCGCTCGAACTGCGCATGCCCTATGCCGAGCTCGACACCACCTACAGCACGCGCCCCGAGGGGTCGCACAGCAAGCTCTCGACCTACCGCGACGGCTGGCGCATCCTCAGGACCATCTGCAAGCTGTTCATCAGCGAGCGGCCGCTGCAGTTCTTCTCGATCCTGGCGGCCGTGCTCGCGGCGAGCGCCATCGCGCTGGCCATCCCGCTGCTGGTCACCTACCTGCACACCGGCCTGGTGCCCCGGATCCCCACGGCGGTGCTCGCGACCGGCGCCATGCTGGCCGCGATGCTGTCGATGGTCTGCGGCGTGGTGATGCATGCGATCCGGCTCGGCCGCCGCGAGGCCAAGCGCCTGCGCTACCTCGCGATTCCCGGCGTCGGGCTGTTCCGCCGCACGCCATGA
- a CDS encoding GtrA family protein has product MKAGREFLAFAIVGAAGFVVDVAVLYLAAPLLGWYGARVLSFLAAATATWALNRRYTFRGRRSDASVLREYLGYLATMLGGALVNYGAYVLVLHWATGPWAPAAGVALGSCAGLVVNFLSARYLVFRVR; this is encoded by the coding sequence ATGAAGGCGGGCCGCGAGTTCCTCGCGTTCGCCATCGTCGGCGCGGCGGGATTCGTGGTCGACGTGGCGGTGCTGTACCTTGCGGCGCCGCTGCTGGGCTGGTACGGCGCGCGGGTGCTGTCCTTCCTTGCGGCGGCCACGGCCACCTGGGCGCTGAACCGGCGCTACACCTTCCGCGGGCGGCGCTCCGATGCTTCGGTGCTGCGCGAATACCTCGGCTATCTCGCGACGATGCTCGGCGGCGCGCTCGTCAACTACGGTGCGTATGTGCTGGTTCTGCATTGGGCCACGGGGCCCTGGGCGCCGGCGGCCGGCGTGGCGCTGGGCAGCTGCGCGGGGCTGGTCGTGAACTTCCTGTCGGCGCGCTACCTTGTGTTTCGGGTGCGGTAG